Sequence from the Bacillus thuringiensis genome:
TTCCTCTTTACTTACAGATTGTTCTTCTACTTTCGTTTCATTTTTTACTACTTTCTTTTCAGAAGCTGTTACTTTTTTTGCGACTTCCTGCTTTACAACTTTCTTTTCTTTCACCTCATCCTCTTTTTTCTCTTCTGTATCTACTACTTCCTCATCTATTTGTTTTACCTGCTCCTCTTCAGGAGATTCAGCCTTCACAACATGTTCTTCTTTCCTTACAGCTGTACCACTTGAAAAATCTAAGAAACACATCGGTGGAAACAATACACACCACCAGTTTGCCCCTTCACCTTCTCCAATTGTAATCAATACTGCCTCATATTCCCCTGCTGGATAAATAAAATTCCCATATACCTTTGTAGGAAACTTTACATTCTTACTGAATTTCACTTGAAATGAATCTTTACTTCCTTCTTTTTTCAACGTATTGGCCACTGTTTTTTCGATTTCTGGAATATGACTTTGAATGACTTTACGCGCCTCTTCAAATGAAGTTAAATCCGCTACCCATCCATCAATTTGCGCTTTTACTTCATCACGCACTTTGCGCTTTAACGCCTGATCTTTATCTGAATCACTATTTGCTAAAATCCGTAATCGAACGGCCTCTTTCGGAATAACTGAAGGCCCTTTCGCATCAGCTTTCATATATCCAAACTGCACAAGCAACTGTGCACCAATTAATAATAGAAGAAGATAAGCAATAACTTGTTTTTTCATTTCCTCCACCGTCCCTTCTACAAACAGTGTGGACAGACTTTCATCTTTCTAAACTATTAAATTCAAAATCTATATAAATTTTTGCACAAAAAATAGAGTAAGGCGTGAACCTTACTCCATCTCTGCAAATACCATACGATCTTTTCCATTAATATCAAAAACAACCTCAACATGAGCATGTGGGAAAGCTTGTTGTAACAGCCCCTTCACGTCCTCACCTTGCCCTACTCCAATTTCAAACGCCACAATTGCTTTTTTCTGTAACACATTCGGCAACTCTTCCATAAAACGGCGATAGAAATCTAATCCGTCTTCCCCGCCAACAAGCGCTCTCTTTGGCTCATGCTCTTTCAC
This genomic interval carries:
- the spoIIR gene encoding stage II sporulation protein R — its product is MKKQVIAYLLLLLIGAQLLVQFGYMKADAKGPSVIPKEAVRLRILANSDSDKDQALKRKVRDEVKAQIDGWVADLTSFEEARKVIQSHIPEIEKTVANTLKKEGSKDSFQVKFSKNVKFPTKVYGNFIYPAGEYEAVLITIGEGEGANWWCVLFPPMCFLDFSSGTAVRKEEHVVKAESPEEEQVKQIDEEVVDTEEKKEDEVKEKKVVKQEVAKKVTASEKKVVKNETKVEEQSVSKEETKTVEKVEKPVEQKQDKQNEYVKVEEEEEKPEVKLFIVEAFTSLFSK